The sequence tctttatctatattttaaaaaaatccaatcatatatttttctcaaataaatttttttagataGTTCATTATTCCTAATAaacatatgaattttttttattaatttaaacataacaaaaattatcatctttaaataaatattttaccaCATTCAAAAATAATTCCTATATAATTACTCTACACTTTGTTAGGGCTCTCTACATATAAACCCACTTTTAAATCCGCCAGCCATAAATATCGTTGCGAAGCTTCCGGGAGCCACCTCAGACGTGGGTGAATTGGCACGTGCTCCACGAGTCCCACCGTGCCAGTTCCCTGCAGATAACTGGTATCTGTGATTCTATCAAACCAAATTTAAATCTTCGAACCTTCTAAGAATTCGGTGTATGCTGAAGTATTCTGTTGGGGGTATCTCATCGGTTCCAGTTCCTCGATATCAATAAAGGTGAGTTTTTTAGCATCTTTTGTTAGTCAATGATGATGAGCGAGCGTGGTGATTTGAGTCATTTTACGGCCTTTGGCGTTTCGTTTTTGTTAGTCAAATCTGTTTTGTCGTATGTATGTGTTTTTGGAGCTGGGGAAAGTGGGCATATGCTGAGATTGTGTTATGGTTAATGTTTGATTTGTATTTGGTTAATTTTCATGAGTGAATGGTTTTGTCAATGATTGATTGCTATGGGCACGAGGTAGAATTTAATCTCACCGGGTTTTCTTTTTCTCTCCTTTTCTCGGAAGGATTTGCTCTTTCCAACGTTCCACGAGACTTCGCCGATTCCATTCCTATGTCCCACTttgcaaaagaaaaaaagatgccagcttttttttttttaatgttatttgTGTTTTCTACGTGCAAAAGGGAAGCTTTAAAACTTCGTAGAGGTGGAAGTTTGATCACGACGCCATACACTCCCTCCTTCGTAGTTTTATTACCTCATTAAGCACTATCATAAGTGCGTTTGGAATCGCATTGTTATTTTAATTAAGATATTTTTGGTTGGGAAGGTTGGGAAACCGCGGGAAAGTTTATCAGGTAATTTATTCATTTGTTATATGGCTCTAGGATTTTTTATGGGTCAAATGTTAGATTTGCTGGTTTGTTCCATTGACATTATTTACTAAGGCTGCTAGGTTACAATCTTTAGCATTTGTTTTCATATGTAGATTATTAACTTGTCGAGACATAATCAGGTAATTCGGTATTTTAATGAAAAGTATATAGATCAATAATTAATGGGTTCACAGATTCTTCCACGAACCACATAATTTGTCATTTACTTCGCAATTCACATGATACAGAAGCACATATTctgataattttaaaaaataaatcattgaATATGTTCGGTAAAAGTTAAGTAGCTAAATATCTCTGTATTTAAGTTTACAGCTTGCAATTGGTACAATAACTATGCATCGAACCCTTCTAATTTGTGTTTTTGTCATCGTCTTATTCACTATCCATTGTCTGTGTTTTAAGTTTCAGAAACCTTGGTTCTCATAACATAAATTGGAGAGGAAGGTGCTCCTCCTGACTGTTGTGGAATAGTTGAACTCCTAGTAAGGAGATCATATTTCATTCATGTTCCTCGTGGCTCCTTCTGTGTAAAAAGGTGCTAGATTTAATTCAATCGAGTCAGGAAATGCCATCTAACTGTTTCTCAAACCTTCATGGTGCAATCAAGCATGAAGTTCAGAGAACAATCTCCAGGAATCATAGGGTAgtacaagaacaagaaaatgCGTTGATTGGCCGATGGAAATTGCGTTTTGTCTGCTCAGGGTTTCATCATGCACCATCAAGGAAATTCACTGACCAGCAGCCACTTGTGCATTCTGGCACTGTTGCCACCGCTCAAGCAAATTCTCATGTTACCAGTGGAAGAAAGAATCTTTCAGTTGTTGGAGCAGTTTCTCATGCAATTTCTATACCTTCTGTATCAAGTCCTTCATTTCAAGTTTGTGGATATCACTTTCCGAATTTGTTTTCGGAGTCTAGTCCAGTCTTAAGCATAAATTTGCAAAAGGCACTTATGGCTACTTGTGGATATAGATTCTCTCTTACCAACTGCTTAAGTTTGACTAGGCGTGCTGATCCTGGTGTGGCAGGACACCAGTTTTTTAGTTCTTACAGCAGAAGAAGCTTTCACAGCTGTAGCAAAGTAAGCATGAGTTCGAGAAATAAAGAGCAGCCAAGTAACTTGTTGCTCTATGGGTATTTTATAGACAATGTTTCAAGGAGAAAGAGCAGTGTCTATCCATTCCTGGGGTTTGGGTCGGTTGACTTCAAGGGTATccatatatcatcatctacTTGTTCCTTGGCTGGTACTGCTCATGATGTTTCTTTTGACAACTCTACAAGGGAGGAACAACAATTGAGTTCTGCAGATTCATCAGAGCTGTATGTTCATTTCAGTTTGTTGAATTTATATTCACTTCTGACAATGAAGGGATTGAACATTCTGCTTTTTGGTTGCTTTAGTTTTAGTTTTGAAACAAAACCCCCCCCCCTCTCCGGCTATATGTTGTCTTTGCTTTAAAACTTTTGGGTGCATGTGTGCTGACGTTCTTTAATGTTTTAGAGGCTTGTCAGCATTTGTTTTTGATGTTCGAATTTGTCTGACGTTCTTCATCCCCGATCTCTGTAAAGAACTGTTCATAAACTCCCTTAAAGCTGGAAAACACTTAAGAGTATTAGCTATAGCTTGTTGCAAATCAACTAGTCCTGTGATCCCCCATTAAACCTCAGAACAAGATCCACAATGTGGCACATGTTCCGCATCAAAAACTATCTGCAAGCCCACCAAAGAAGCTTTGTTCGTGGTTAAAATTATTGTGGTATTTCTTTTTGGATTTATATTCCTGGTTTGTTGCAGGAACATTTCAACTGACAGAAGGCTGAAACTAAATTCAGCATCTTGTTACCTGCCCCACCCTGACAAAGAAGAAACCGGTGGAGAGGATGCTCATTTCATTTGTAGCGATGAACAAGCCATTGGTGTTGCTGATGGCGTTGGTGGATGGGCTGATCTTGGTGTTAATTCAGGGTTTTATGCTCGCGAGCTCATGTCTAATTCAGTTAATGCAATTCAAGACGAACCTCAGGGTTTTATTGATCCGACCAGAGTCCTAGAGAAAGCCTACACTTGCACAAAAGCTAAAGGTTCATCAACTGCTTGTATAATTGCTCTCACAGACCAGGTAGCTTTTAATcagcatatatatttttttgtcataAACATGATGAACAACTGTAGTAGATCATCATACTTATATGCATGGCTTGATGGACTTTGACCTATACTCTATTTTGTGCAGGGTCTCCATGCCATTAATCTAGGGGATAGTGGGTTTTTGGTGATTAGAGATGGATGTACGGTTTTTAAATCCCCCGTTCAGCAACATGATTTCAACTTTACTTATCAATTGGAGTGTGGTAATGGTGGTGATTTGCCTAGTTCTGGACAGGTTTGTTAGCCCCTTCTTTGTTTTTGCTTTCGATAGACTTGTCAATtaagaataacaataattttGTGTTGTAATCCTTATTTTTTGAGGGTAATTTTTTCCAAGTGACTTATTCGCTCTGTAACGTAATTGAATTTGTCTGCTAAGTAATTGAATTTGTTTGCTAAGTGATTGGTAGAATTTAATTGTTTAGAGATCTGATTTAGGTTGTCTAATGTCTATCATTTCAGGTTGCATTGCAATTTCCTTAAATTCCAACACCGCTCAGTTGTGTTGCTAGAATATTTTACTGATGATGCCTTACACTGTGCTTTAAACTTCAGTGTTAGAACTCTCCCCTTAGAATCACTCTTCTTTTGTTTACATCTGCTGCTGGCACATAAACATTATGGTCATGTCAGATCACAAAAATTTGTTTGGCCTTCAAAATTGAACCATTTTGCATGTACCTCGAACACTGCTATTGGACACTTGACCCTGAATTGATCGAATTTTTCTGTGCCATGTAGGTATTTACCATCCCTATTGCTCCAGGAGATGTTATAATTGCTGGGACTGATGGGCTTTTTGACAATCTGTACAACAGTGACATCACTGCTGTTGTGGTTCAtgctgtgagagctggtttagGACCTCAAGTGGCAGCACAGAAAATAGCAGCTTTGGCACGACAAAGGGCAGAGGACAAAAACCGGCAGACACCTTTCTCCACAGCTGCCCAAGATGCCGGATTCCGTTATTATGGTGGGAAGCTCGATGACATCACTGTAATTGTTTCTTATATCACCGGCCATCACAATGTATGGCCCCTGACTACCCCTCCTCTTCTCTCTGTTTTCTAGTTTCCTTTTTCTAAATTTAGATTTTGATTGTCTAGCATCTACCCATTCCTTAAACCAAACTGAGTGAAaaactaaaatgatagaaacGTCTTGGTGATTGGAATGGACTGGatgttttttgaattattatgtTCTTTTGTATTGTTATTTGTTGGATTTATTTTCGAATCATTCTCAGAAAACCGGTTTGTTTATCTTCTTTTGTATTGTTATTTGTTGGATTTATTTTCGAATCACTCTCACAAAACCGGTTTGTCATGCTAGTGCTTTTTTGCATGCAGGGGAGCCTTTCAGCCAAAAGCTCTAAATAGACAAGCAATGAGTATTCCATCATCATCTTCCACAAGTCAAATTCCATCAAGTCTTTCGGGACGACACTGATGTGCGTGCTTTTCTGAACAAGTTGATGTTTTATGGCGCATGCAAAACTTCGTCTCtcttgtatatttatatatatacttccTTAGAAGATTCCCTACTCTCTCAGGTTTTTAAGACTGATGTGTGCTCAAATATTCTTAAAATGGTCTTTTTTTGGTTGAGATCGTGCTCAATAGATTTCAAAGCTGGGAGCCATATCTTGAGTTTTCGTTCTTTTTAGCCTTTGCGTGGATATTTAACTATTTATTCATTTTCTAtgtcataattatttattcttGAACTTGTTGATATCTTACAAAATTCCTTTTTCTTTGTTATGACACACTGTTATCTTATCGAAACTTATCTTGAGTACTTGTAGTCAGAATCGGCGTATTTTTAGTCAACCTTATACGTAGTTTGTGATTTGTGAACTGCCTTTGTGTAACTAAAAGTTAGTCACGTTAAACGCTAGGCCAAACATCTAATTTTGATTGGTGTGTCACGTCGGATACTGTCGATAATTGCTACTCCCAACACATGTTAGttgtataaatttataatagcAGATAAATTAATGTGGAATTTAGATAGTAGATACCAAATATTAATTGCTAAAGACCTAGCATTGTTATTTTTTGTGTTCCCTAGATATGATAATGTTCATTCATCTTTCTGATCCGGAGGATCATTGGTGGGTAAAGATGGCGGAGAATTCATTGAGGTCGGAGAATCCTTTAAGTATATTACTGGGTCGGTTTCGCTTGAAGATTCTCCTGAGGTATCCATAGAGAGCGAAGACTCATCGGGGAAAGGATCTTGTATGGGTGGAGAATTTGTCGAGTCATCAGGAAGGGGTTCAAAGAAAATATAGATGTGGGAACCGTCTTGAACCCCATATTCTTTGAGAGAAATGTCGTCTTCATTCATCATATCACGTTGTTCAGCATTGAGCATTAGAATGAGTCGATCCATGGGAAGGTTTTCTTGATCTGCAATCTTGTTTTTTAGGTCCCTTACCGTagcttcttcttcgacttcTGCATAGAACAGGCCTCCAGTGAATATCTCTGCCACCACCTTCATTTCAAGAAAAAAGAATCCCAACTTTGAGTTTTGAGTTTcattttagatgagtttgtatGGGATTTTAAAGAATTTGCTCATGCAAATTGGAATTGTGTGTTCATATTGACTGCATTCTCGTGGGTTAGTTCTTCAGCATGCTGtgtagatgaataaataataattggTGCTAGGGACTTCGATTCATGCCAACCTCATTCTGACATGAAAATTGGAAATAGACTTGagttattatataaattttagttataatttcTTTTCAAAATACGATCAGCTATATATTATACTAAACAATTTAATGTGTACAAATCTTTTATAAATACTTTATATACTTTAAATAGTtcgatttgatatatatatctataataaAATTAGAGTAGGTTTTTTGTGAGACGATTTCATGATCTTTATTTTTGAAACTTTtgtcataaaaattaatattttttcacgaGTGACTCAAATAGGAGAATTGTTTCGCAAAATTAACTCGTGAGATagtagaatttttattgaaaagTAATAATTTCAGATTGAGCTATTAACCCGTGAGGATTGTAAAATTtggggctaattgcatccacacccgctgtgaaaagtctaaaaggcataaaaccccttgtgtaaaattaatagcatgttagaccctatgttttaaaaaaattagcataaaaacccctttgagagggtataaatgtgcccaagtttgtataacataggggtgaaatgtgctacattttaaaaaactgagggatgcattagcctattaatattttttaaggagttttatgccttttatacttttcacagggggtgtggatgcaattagcccgtAAAATTTGTGCGTAAAATAATATTGTTCAGTTTGAATCAGAATTCAGAGCTCAATCTTATGCGTGGACCGTTTTAAGGGTAAAGTATCATTCAGTACCTAAACCCAAACAAATATACATGTTCAGTCCCCGTCAGAAAAATGTTTGTTTAAACTCCCTGAGCCCACATTTTTTTCTCGGATGAAAATCagtacaaaacattaaaaataaggtacgaatacatgatattccagtacaaaacattgaaaatctggtataaatgtatgatttttgagtactcaaatatatagataaatattgACATTAATGACAAATTGTATGTTTTGATGAAAATGGGTACAAAATATCAGAA comes from Henckelia pumila isolate YLH828 chromosome 4, ASM3356847v2, whole genome shotgun sequence and encodes:
- the LOC140860177 gene encoding probable protein phosphatase 2C 55 gives rise to the protein MPSNCFSNLHGAIKHEVQRTISRNHRVVQEQENALIGRWKLRFVCSGFHHAPSRKFTDQQPLVHSGTVATAQANSHVTSGRKNLSVVGAVSHAISIPSVSSPSFQVCGYHFPNLFSESSPVLSINLQKALMATCGYRFSLTNCLSLTRRADPGVAGHQFFSSYSRRSFHSCSKVSMSSRNKEQPSNLLLYGYFIDNVSRRKSSVYPFLGFGSVDFKGIHISSSTCSLAGTAHDVSFDNSTREEQQLSSADSSELNISTDRRLKLNSASCYLPHPDKEETGGEDAHFICSDEQAIGVADGVGGWADLGVNSGFYARELMSNSVNAIQDEPQGFIDPTRVLEKAYTCTKAKGSSTACIIALTDQGLHAINLGDSGFLVIRDGCTVFKSPVQQHDFNFTYQLECGNGGDLPSSGQVFTIPIAPGDVIIAGTDGLFDNLYNSDITAVVVHAVRAGLGPQVAAQKIAALARQRAEDKNRQTPFSTAAQDAGFRYYGGKLDDITVIVSYITGHHNGSLSAKSSK